From a region of the Tenggerimyces flavus genome:
- a CDS encoding carbohydrate ABC transporter permease: MTTTATPAPPAVRRGGASDRARSEQRLAWYLCAPAFVLMLVVTAYPMIQAVWLSLQSYRITDPESREFVWFQNYAVVLSDGLWWRDVAVTVLITIITVVVELIIGFALAMVMHRIIFGRGAVRTSILVPYGIITVVSAFAWQFAFAPDSGFINTLFGLENYDFFAQFGSSIAVICMSEIWKTTPFMSLLLLAGLAQVPEELQEAAKVDGATPWQRLWKVTIPNMKAAIMVALLFRTLDAYRIFDNVFIMTSGAQGTETVSFLAYRQMISRTAVGLGSAVSVLLFLTVVLIAVVFIKLFKVDLGRVRGDG; the protein is encoded by the coding sequence ATGACCACAACGGCAACGCCTGCCCCTCCGGCGGTACGCAGAGGCGGCGCGAGCGACCGGGCACGCAGCGAACAGCGGCTCGCCTGGTATCTCTGCGCGCCGGCATTCGTTCTGATGCTCGTCGTCACCGCCTACCCGATGATCCAGGCGGTCTGGCTCTCCTTGCAGAGCTATCGGATCACCGACCCGGAGTCCCGGGAGTTCGTCTGGTTCCAGAACTACGCGGTGGTCCTGTCCGACGGTCTGTGGTGGCGCGACGTCGCCGTCACGGTCCTGATCACCATCATCACCGTGGTCGTGGAGCTCATCATCGGCTTCGCGCTCGCGATGGTGATGCACCGCATCATCTTCGGACGTGGCGCGGTACGAACGTCGATCCTCGTTCCGTACGGGATCATCACGGTCGTCTCCGCGTTCGCCTGGCAGTTCGCGTTCGCGCCCGACTCGGGATTCATCAATACCTTGTTCGGGTTGGAGAACTACGACTTCTTCGCGCAGTTCGGTTCGTCGATCGCCGTCATCTGCATGTCGGAGATCTGGAAGACGACACCGTTCATGTCGCTGCTGCTGCTCGCCGGTCTCGCCCAGGTTCCGGAGGAGCTGCAGGAGGCCGCGAAGGTGGACGGCGCGACGCCGTGGCAACGGCTGTGGAAGGTGACGATCCCGAACATGAAGGCGGCCATCATGGTCGCGCTGTTGTTCCGGACGCTCGACGCCTACCGCATCTTCGACAACGTGTTCATCATGACCAGCGGCGCGCAGGGCACCGAGACGGTGTCGTTCCTCGCGTACAGACAGATGATCAGCCGAACAGCGGTCGGCTTGGGCTCGGCCGTGTCGGTGCTGCTGTTCTTGACAGTGGTGTTGATCGCGGTCGTCTTCATCAAGCTGTTCAAGGTCGACCTGGGTCGAGTACGGGGTGATGGGTGA
- a CDS encoding extracellular solute-binding protein encodes MHSKGQGNGERTHRSADARAPARPPQRHHRRKGAVFCVATLLAASAFAGCSSQTGPPALTWYINPDNGTQAKLAETCTTQANGKYRINTALLPRESTGQREQLVRRLAAQDSGIDLMSLDVPYLAEFANADFVRPFTDEERQDLTEGMLEGPLEAAQWEEDLYAVPFNTNTQVLWYRKSVAEQAGLDIGPDAQLTWAQVIEAAEQTKTTVQVQGKRYEGYMVWINSLIMSAGGEILENPEAGKDVRPALDSEAGKRAAEVVKLLADSPAKAADLSNSDEGTTQAGFAADNGGFMTNWPFIFAAANDELRADIGWARWPSVTEGEESRPPLGGIDLAIGAFTKHPDLAVEAVKCITSPESQKTYTLAEGLLPTIESVYDDADVKKAFPMADLLRQSVDDAAPRPVTPYYPDITEAVQRTWHPESGVGDGTPKSAADLIVAVLHDERLL; translated from the coding sequence GTGCATAGCAAAGGTCAGGGCAACGGGGAACGGACGCACAGATCGGCCGACGCGCGAGCACCGGCCCGCCCACCCCAAAGACACCACCGCCGCAAGGGAGCGGTCTTCTGCGTCGCGACGCTCCTGGCCGCCAGCGCCTTCGCCGGCTGCAGCAGCCAGACCGGCCCGCCGGCGTTGACCTGGTACATCAACCCGGACAACGGGACGCAGGCCAAGCTCGCCGAGACCTGCACCACGCAGGCGAACGGCAAGTACCGCATCAACACCGCGCTGCTGCCCCGGGAGTCGACCGGCCAGCGCGAGCAGCTCGTCCGGAGGCTCGCGGCGCAGGACTCCGGCATCGACCTGATGAGCCTCGACGTCCCGTACCTCGCCGAGTTCGCGAACGCCGACTTCGTCAGGCCGTTCACCGACGAGGAACGTCAAGACCTCACCGAGGGCATGCTCGAGGGCCCGCTCGAGGCCGCGCAGTGGGAGGAAGACCTCTACGCCGTCCCGTTCAACACCAACACCCAGGTGCTCTGGTACCGCAAGTCGGTCGCGGAGCAAGCCGGCCTTGACATCGGCCCCGACGCCCAGCTCACCTGGGCGCAGGTCATCGAGGCGGCCGAGCAGACCAAGACCACGGTGCAGGTCCAGGGCAAGCGGTACGAGGGCTACATGGTCTGGATCAACTCGCTGATCATGTCGGCGGGCGGCGAGATCCTGGAGAATCCCGAAGCGGGCAAGGACGTTCGCCCTGCCCTCGACTCCGAGGCCGGGAAGCGCGCCGCCGAGGTCGTCAAGCTGCTCGCCGACTCGCCGGCCAAGGCGGCCGACCTGAGCAACTCCGACGAGGGTACGACGCAGGCCGGGTTCGCCGCGGACAACGGCGGCTTCATGACGAACTGGCCGTTCATCTTCGCGGCGGCGAACGACGAACTCCGCGCGGACATCGGCTGGGCGAGATGGCCGTCGGTCACCGAGGGCGAGGAGAGCAGGCCGCCGCTCGGAGGCATCGACCTCGCGATCGGTGCGTTCACCAAGCACCCGGACCTCGCGGTGGAGGCGGTCAAGTGCATCACCTCGCCGGAGAGCCAGAAGACCTACACGCTCGCCGAGGGTCTGCTCCCGACCATCGAGTCCGTGTACGACGACGCCGACGTCAAGAAGGCGTTCCCGATGGCCGACCTGCTGCGCCAGTCCGTCGACGACGCCGCGCCGCGTCCGGTCACGCCGTACTACCCGGACATCACCGAAGCCGTGCAGCGTACCTGGCATCCGGAGTCTGGAGTGGGAGACGGAACGCCCAAGTCTGCCGCGGATCTGATCGTCGCCGTGCTCCACGACGAGCGACTTCTCTGA